A window of Solanum stenotomum isolate F172 chromosome 3, ASM1918654v1, whole genome shotgun sequence contains these coding sequences:
- the LOC125857979 gene encoding putative elongation factor TypA-like SVR3, chloroplastic isoform X1 produces the protein MEMSMASTTPCFFLPKKTFCISTPIFKKHLFGTSLPCCLSAKLPLKLNPIPTSIKCAVSEATQAPSALEKKSQLMRRSDIRNIAIVAHVDHGKTTLVDSMLKQAKVFRENQFVQERIMDSNDIERERGITILSKNTSITYKDTKINIIDTPGHSDFGGEVERILNMVEGVLLVVDSVEGPMPQTRFVLKKALEFGHAVVVVVNKIDRPSARPEFVVNSTFELFIELNATDEQCDFQVIYASGIKGKAGLSPENLGEDLGSLFEAVIRCIPGPKINKDGALQMLATNIEYEEHKGRIAIGRVHAGSLRRGMDVKICTSEDACRFGRVSELFVYEKFSRVPAETVEAGDICAVCGIDDIQIGETIADKSDGKPLPSIKVEEPTVKMSFSVNTSPFVGREGKYVTSRNLRDRLYRELERNLAMKVEDGETADTFIVSGRGTLHITILIENMRREGYEFMVGPPKVINKRVNDKLLEPFEIATVEVPEEHMGSVVELLGKRRGQMFDMQGLGSEGTTFLKYKIPTRGLLGLRNSILTASRGTAILNTVFESYEPWAGDISTRDLGSLVAFEDGTSTSYALMSSQDRGQLFIGPGVDVYKGQIVGIHQRSGDLALNVCKKKAATNVRSNKEVTVVLDTPLDFSLDDCIEYIQEDELVEVTPSSIRMLKNPKSAKKTR, from the exons ATGGAGATGTCAATGGCTTCAACAACTCCATGTTTCTTCCTCCCCAAGAAAACTTTTTGTATTTCCACTCCTATCTTTAAGAAGCACTTGTTTGGTACTAGTTTGCCTTGTTGTTTATCTGCTAAACTACCCCTCAAACTCAACCCAATTCCTACTTCTATCAAATGCGCTGTTTCTGAGGCTACTCAAGCTCCATCTG CCTTAGAGAAGAAGAGCCAATTGATGAGGAGAAGTGATATACGGAATATAGCAATTGTTGCACATGTTGATCATGGGAAGACCACATTGGTTGATTCAATGCTCAAACAAGCAAAG GTTTTTCGTGAAAACCAGTTTGTACAAGAAAGGATCATGGACTCCAATGATATAGAGCGTGAAAGGGGAATAACTATACTTAGCAAAAACACATCAATTACTTACAAGGATACAAAAATCAACATAATTGACACTCCAGGGCACTCTGACTTTGGAGGTGAAGTAGAACGCATCCTCAACATGGTTGAAGGAGTTCTCCTTGTG GTAGATTCTGTTGAGGGTCCAATGCCACAGACAAGATTTGTCTTGAAGAAGGCTCTGGAGTTTGGCCATGCTGTAGTTGTTGTAGTCAATAAAATTGATAGACCTTCTGCTCGTCCAGAGTTTGTTGTTAACTCTACATTTGAGCTCTTCATTGAACTTAATGCCACCGACGAACAG TGTGATTTTCAGGTAATATATGCCAGTGGTATCAAGGGAAAGGCAGGACTATCACCTGAAAATTTGGGTGAGGATCTTGGCTCATTATTTGAGGCCGTCATTAGATGTATTCCAGGGCCCAAGATTAATAAAGATGGTGCACTTCAAATGCTT GCTACAAATATTGAGTATGAAGAACATAAAGGGCGCATAGCTATTGGACGTGTGCATGCTGGAAGTCTGCGCAGGGGAATGGATGTGAAG ATATGTACATCTGAAGACGCATGCAGATTCGGCAGAGTAAGTGAGTTATTTGTGTATGAGAAATTCAGTAGAGTTCCTGCTGAAACTGTTGAAGCTGGAGATATTTGTGCAGTGTGTGGCATTGATGATATTCAG ATTGGAGAGACTATCGCTGACAAAAGCGATGGAAAACCATTACCTTCAATCAAGGTTGAAGAACCTACAgtgaaaatgtcattttcagTCAATACATCCCCCTTTGTTGGCCGTGAG gGAAAGTATGTTACTAGTCGAAACCTAAGAGACCGGTTGTACCGTGAGCTGGAAAGAAATTTGGCAATGAAAGTTGAAGATGGTGAAACTGCAGATACGTTCATTGTCAGTGGACGTGGTACTTTGCATATTACCATCCTGATAGAGAACAT GCGAAGGGAAGGATACGAGTTCATGGTGGGACCTCCTAAAGTGATAAATAAGAGAGTGAATGACAAGTTGCTGGAACCTTTTGAG ATTGCTACTGTTGAGGTTCCTGAAGAACACATGGGGTCTGTGGTTGAACTTCTGGGGAAAAGGCGTGGGCAGATGTTTGATATGCAAGGGCTTGG GTCTGAAGGAACAACTTTCCTCAAATATAAAATACCTACCCGTGGTCTTCTTGGATTGCGGAATTCAATCTTGACAGCTTCTAGAGGCACAGCAATTCTCAACACTGTATTTGAGAGCTATGAACCATGGGCTGGTGATATTTCTACTCGTGATCTTGGTTCACTG GTTGCATTTGAGGACGGAACAAGTACATCCTATGCGCTCATGAGTTCTCAGGACAGAGGACAGTTGTTTATTGGCCCTGGAGTTGATGTTTATAAAGGTCAAATAGTTGGTATTCACCAACGGTCAGGTGACCTTGCCCTGAATGTCTGCAAGAAGAAAGCTGCAACAAATGTCCGTTCAAACAAAGAAGTAACAG TGGTTCTTGATACCCCACTAGATTTTAGTCTGGATGATTGCATAGAGTACATTCAAGAAGATGAGCTTGTTGAAGTTACTCCATCAAGTATCCGGATGTTGAAAAATCCAAAGTCTGCCAAAAAAACGCGATGA
- the LOC125857979 gene encoding putative elongation factor TypA-like SVR3, chloroplastic isoform X2, protein MEMSMASTTPCFFLPKKTFCISTPIFKKHLFGTSLPCCLSAKLPLKLNPIPTSIKCAVSEATQAPSEKKSQLMRRSDIRNIAIVAHVDHGKTTLVDSMLKQAKVFRENQFVQERIMDSNDIERERGITILSKNTSITYKDTKINIIDTPGHSDFGGEVERILNMVEGVLLVVDSVEGPMPQTRFVLKKALEFGHAVVVVVNKIDRPSARPEFVVNSTFELFIELNATDEQCDFQVIYASGIKGKAGLSPENLGEDLGSLFEAVIRCIPGPKINKDGALQMLATNIEYEEHKGRIAIGRVHAGSLRRGMDVKICTSEDACRFGRVSELFVYEKFSRVPAETVEAGDICAVCGIDDIQIGETIADKSDGKPLPSIKVEEPTVKMSFSVNTSPFVGREGKYVTSRNLRDRLYRELERNLAMKVEDGETADTFIVSGRGTLHITILIENMRREGYEFMVGPPKVINKRVNDKLLEPFEIATVEVPEEHMGSVVELLGKRRGQMFDMQGLGSEGTTFLKYKIPTRGLLGLRNSILTASRGTAILNTVFESYEPWAGDISTRDLGSLVAFEDGTSTSYALMSSQDRGQLFIGPGVDVYKGQIVGIHQRSGDLALNVCKKKAATNVRSNKEVTVVLDTPLDFSLDDCIEYIQEDELVEVTPSSIRMLKNPKSAKKTR, encoded by the exons ATGGAGATGTCAATGGCTTCAACAACTCCATGTTTCTTCCTCCCCAAGAAAACTTTTTGTATTTCCACTCCTATCTTTAAGAAGCACTTGTTTGGTACTAGTTTGCCTTGTTGTTTATCTGCTAAACTACCCCTCAAACTCAACCCAATTCCTACTTCTATCAAATGCGCTGTTTCTGAGGCTACTCAAGCTCCATCTG AGAAGAAGAGCCAATTGATGAGGAGAAGTGATATACGGAATATAGCAATTGTTGCACATGTTGATCATGGGAAGACCACATTGGTTGATTCAATGCTCAAACAAGCAAAG GTTTTTCGTGAAAACCAGTTTGTACAAGAAAGGATCATGGACTCCAATGATATAGAGCGTGAAAGGGGAATAACTATACTTAGCAAAAACACATCAATTACTTACAAGGATACAAAAATCAACATAATTGACACTCCAGGGCACTCTGACTTTGGAGGTGAAGTAGAACGCATCCTCAACATGGTTGAAGGAGTTCTCCTTGTG GTAGATTCTGTTGAGGGTCCAATGCCACAGACAAGATTTGTCTTGAAGAAGGCTCTGGAGTTTGGCCATGCTGTAGTTGTTGTAGTCAATAAAATTGATAGACCTTCTGCTCGTCCAGAGTTTGTTGTTAACTCTACATTTGAGCTCTTCATTGAACTTAATGCCACCGACGAACAG TGTGATTTTCAGGTAATATATGCCAGTGGTATCAAGGGAAAGGCAGGACTATCACCTGAAAATTTGGGTGAGGATCTTGGCTCATTATTTGAGGCCGTCATTAGATGTATTCCAGGGCCCAAGATTAATAAAGATGGTGCACTTCAAATGCTT GCTACAAATATTGAGTATGAAGAACATAAAGGGCGCATAGCTATTGGACGTGTGCATGCTGGAAGTCTGCGCAGGGGAATGGATGTGAAG ATATGTACATCTGAAGACGCATGCAGATTCGGCAGAGTAAGTGAGTTATTTGTGTATGAGAAATTCAGTAGAGTTCCTGCTGAAACTGTTGAAGCTGGAGATATTTGTGCAGTGTGTGGCATTGATGATATTCAG ATTGGAGAGACTATCGCTGACAAAAGCGATGGAAAACCATTACCTTCAATCAAGGTTGAAGAACCTACAgtgaaaatgtcattttcagTCAATACATCCCCCTTTGTTGGCCGTGAG gGAAAGTATGTTACTAGTCGAAACCTAAGAGACCGGTTGTACCGTGAGCTGGAAAGAAATTTGGCAATGAAAGTTGAAGATGGTGAAACTGCAGATACGTTCATTGTCAGTGGACGTGGTACTTTGCATATTACCATCCTGATAGAGAACAT GCGAAGGGAAGGATACGAGTTCATGGTGGGACCTCCTAAAGTGATAAATAAGAGAGTGAATGACAAGTTGCTGGAACCTTTTGAG ATTGCTACTGTTGAGGTTCCTGAAGAACACATGGGGTCTGTGGTTGAACTTCTGGGGAAAAGGCGTGGGCAGATGTTTGATATGCAAGGGCTTGG GTCTGAAGGAACAACTTTCCTCAAATATAAAATACCTACCCGTGGTCTTCTTGGATTGCGGAATTCAATCTTGACAGCTTCTAGAGGCACAGCAATTCTCAACACTGTATTTGAGAGCTATGAACCATGGGCTGGTGATATTTCTACTCGTGATCTTGGTTCACTG GTTGCATTTGAGGACGGAACAAGTACATCCTATGCGCTCATGAGTTCTCAGGACAGAGGACAGTTGTTTATTGGCCCTGGAGTTGATGTTTATAAAGGTCAAATAGTTGGTATTCACCAACGGTCAGGTGACCTTGCCCTGAATGTCTGCAAGAAGAAAGCTGCAACAAATGTCCGTTCAAACAAAGAAGTAACAG TGGTTCTTGATACCCCACTAGATTTTAGTCTGGATGATTGCATAGAGTACATTCAAGAAGATGAGCTTGTTGAAGTTACTCCATCAAGTATCCGGATGTTGAAAAATCCAAAGTCTGCCAAAAAAACGCGATGA